One region of Rana temporaria chromosome 11, aRanTem1.1, whole genome shotgun sequence genomic DNA includes:
- the LOC120917403 gene encoding vomeronasal type-2 receptor 26-like, with product MIPALPCLLEMVSFIIGGISSRLKMKDPSPACRLQLRKTYEEYEYFKDGDIIIGGLFTVNYHMVPIESHMFQTHIACFNPLPNNYKNLLTFFYGIRDENSRVLQNVSLGYHIFDSCADENKAIKSILQILSGPGKTVPNYSCAKRDKIIGFIGDHYSKTTLPMAQLLGVYRYSQISYGATSHELSNKKLYPKFFRTVQNHRAASTILCKLIKFFGWTWVGILASDDDGGEKEVQELTNIMVGEGICAAFIIKIKEGSLENIHKFQRSLQVIQKSTAQILVICGSNSFFMGFSFAYLEKQLSDRTLILYPSWAVQEFLLNSFPKTFNGSLTLNSLPRNFSQSAEFFNNIRRVKYPKDLLLENIWMMFKGCVTNNPKKNLHFRDFFNLSFQNCTGEEPVTLIPGLNQNKFSTQVYISVNTMIIAINALLQLGEPTSGKDVPIYTIKQQLHYVLKKLTYTKESRTHPYYDENNEFITKYYINNWIVFNNISRIRKVGCFDPWMVEGSGQFSVDVTRVVWKNSIREIPKSQCSETCLPGSRIIAQAGIHHRCCYNCVSCSEDSENCIRCPDYEWPNEKKDLCVPRLEDFLSFRMEVITIVAILVSVLFYIKTVLIIAVFILFRDTPVVKANNKSLSFVLLVSIMLGFLCVFLFLGRPLDITCQLRQITFAVLFSVAESSILAKTLVVCIAFKATKPGSRWQKWIGGRVPGYVVITCSSVQMVICLLWSSLSPPYQELDTHSYHGRIIVQCNEGSVVGFYSVLGYMGILAAVSFIIAFFARTLPDSFNEAKYITFSMLVFCSVWIAMIPAYLGTKGKNTVAVEIFAILVSNAGLLGCIFFPKCYIIVCKPKLNTKMCLLDNRKIVVGYIE from the exons ATGATTCCTGCGCTCCCATGTCTCCTAGAAATGGTTTCGTTCATCATTGGTGGGATCTCCAGCAGATTAAAGATGAAAGATCCTTCACCGGCTTGTAGACTGCAGCTAAGGAAGACCTACGAGGAGTACGAATACTTCAAGGATGGAGACATCATAATTGGAGGCCTTTTCACCGTCAATTACCACATGGTCCCAATAGAAAGTCACATGTTTCAGACACACATAGCGTGCTTTAA CCCACTGCCTAATAACTACAAAAATCTGCTGACCTTTTTCTACGGCATCCGGGATGAAAACTCACGGGTGTTACAGAACGTTTCTCTGGGGTATCACATCTTCGATTCATGCGCAGATGAAAACAAGGCCATTAAAAGTATCCTCCAGATTTTATCTGGTCCGGGGAAAACTGTTCCTAATTATTCTTGTGCAAAACGTGACAAGATCATCGGTTTCATCGGGGATCACTATTCTAAAACCACCCTTCCTATGGCACAGTTGTTGGGTGTGTACAGGTACTCTCAG ATCAGTTACGGTGCTACAAGCCATGAACTAAGCAACAAGAAGTTGTATCCCAAATTCTTTCGAACGGTCCAAAATCACCGCGCCGCTTCCACTATCTTGTGTAAGCTGATTAAATTCTTTGGCTGGACCTGGGTTGGGATTCTCGCTTCGGATGATGATGGTGGAGAGAAGGAAGTTCAGGAATTGACGAATATTATGGTCGGCGAAGGCATCTGTGCCGCTTTCATTATAAAGATTAAAGAGGGTTCACTTGAAAATATTCACAAATTTCAAAGGAGCCTTCAGGTTATCCAGAAGTCAACGGCCCAAATTCTGGTGATTTGTGGCTCCAATTCCTTTTTTATGGGTTTCAGTTTTGCCTATTTAGAGAAGCAATTAAGTGACAGAACTTTGATCCTTTACCCGTCATGGGCAGTCCAAGAATTCCTCCTAAATAGTTTCCCAAAGACATTTAATGGGAGTTTGACGCTTAATAGTTTACCAAGAAATTTCTCACAGTCAGCGGAATTTTTTAACAACATTCGGCGTGTGAAATACCCAAAGGACTTATTGCTTGAAAATATCTGGATGATGTTTAAGGGTTGTGTGACGAATAACCCAaagaaaaatctgcattttagaGATTTTTTCAATCTATCATtccaaaactgcactggagaggaACCAGTAACATTAATTCCCGGGTTAAACCAAAACAAGTTTTCTACTCAAGTTTATATTTCAGTCAATACTATGATTATTGCAATCAATGCTCTACTGCAATTGGGTGAACCTACCAGTGGAAAGGATGTCCCAATTTATACAATTAAACAGCAA ctgcactATGTTTTGAAAAAGCTTACCTACACAAAGGAATCCAGGACTCACCCATATTATGATGAAAACAATGAATTTATTACCAAATATTATATCAACAACTGGATTGTGTTTAACAATATTAGCAGAATTAGGAAGGTTGGCTGCTTTGATCCCTGGATGGTGGAGGGAAGTGGGCAGTTTTCTGTTGATGTGACACGGGTCGTTTGGAAGAATAGTATAAGAGAG ATTCCAAAATCTCAGTGCTCAGAAACATGTTTGCCGGGGAGCCGAATTATTGCACAAGCTGGAATCCACCATCGATGCTGCTATAACTGCGTGTCATGTTCTGAGG atAGTGAAAACTGTATTAGATGTCCGGATTACGAGTGGCCCAATGAGAAGAAGGATCTGTGCGTCCCGAGACTGGAAGACTTTCTTTCCTTCAGGATGGAGGTCATCACCATTGTTGCCATATTGGTCTCTGTTCTGTTTTACATAAAAACGGTTCTGATAATCGCAGTTTTTATTCTTTTTCGGGACACACCAGTTGTGAAAGCCAATAACAAGAGCCTCAGCTTCGTCCTCCTGGTCTCCATCATGTTGGGTTTCCTCTGTGTGTTCCTCTTCCTGGGTCGCCCTTTGGATATTACCTGCCAACTACGCCAAATTACCTTCGCAGTCCTTTTCTCAGTAGCCGAATCCTCTATACTGGCCAAGACTCTTGTGGTTTGCATCGCTTTTAAAGCCACCAAACCTGGAAGTAGATGGCAAAAATGGATCGGGGGCAGAGTGCCCGGTTATGTTGTCATCACTTGTTCTTCTGTCCAGATGGTGATTTGTCTTCTTTGGTCATCACTCTCCCCACCGTACCAAGAGCTGGACACACATTCCTATCATGGGAGGATTATCGTCCAATGTAATGAAGGGTCAGTTGTCGGGTTCTACTCTGTCCTGGGGTATATGGGGATCCTGGCTGCTGTCAGTTTTATTATTGCTTTTTTTGCcaggacattaccggacagttttaatgaagccaaatacatcaccttcagcatgctggtgttctgcagtgtctggattgccatgatcccggcctatctgGGCACCAAAGGGAAAAACACGGTGGCTGTGGAGATATTCGCCATACTGGTGTCAAATGCTGGACTTCTAGGCTGcatattctttcctaaatgttatATTATTGTATGCAAACCAAAACTGAACACAAAAATGTGCTTGCTTGACAACAGAAAAATAGTAGTTGGGTATATCGAATAG
- the LOC120917402 gene encoding vomeronasal type-2 receptor 26-like, whose protein sequence is MLIFFFASFYKLSRSLKKLRNTQQSKIQQYYNEDNEIITKYCIKNWVLLNEVMIQIHHVGYFDPWVSDSEKCIKCPYYEWPNEKKDLCVPRLEDFLSFRMEAITIVAILVSVLFYIKTVLIIAVFILFRDTPVVKANNKSLSFVLLVSIMLGFLCVFLFLGRPLDITCQLRQITFAVLFSVAESSILAKTLVVCIAFKATKPGSRWQKWIGGRVPGYVVVTCSSVQMVICLLWSSLSPPYQELDTHSYHGRIIVQCNEGSVIGFYSVLGYMGILAAVSFIIAFFARTLPDSFNEAKYITFSMLVFCSVWIAMIPAYLSTKGKYTVAVEIFAILASNAGLLGCIFFPKCYIIVCKPKLNTKMCLLDNRKIVG, encoded by the exons ATGCTTATATTTTTCTTTGCTTCCTTTTATAAGCTATCTCGTTCTCTGAAGAAGCTCAGAAATACACAGCAGAGCAAGATACAGCAATATTATAATGAAGACAATGAAATTATTACCAAGTATTGTATCAAGAACTGGGTTTTGCTTAATGAAGTTATGATTCAGATACACCACGTCGGCTACTTTGACCCTTGGGTTTCCG ATAGTGAAAAGTGCATCAAGTGTCCTTATTACGAGTGGCCCAATGAGAAGAAGGATCTGTGCGTCCCGAGACTGGAAGACTTTCTTTCCTTCAGAATGGAGGCCATCACCATTGTTGCCATATTGGTCTCTGTTTTGTTTTACATAAAAACGGTTCTGATAATCGCAGTTTTTATTCTTTTTCGGGACACACCAGTTGTGAAAGCCAATAACAAGAGCCTCAGCTTCGTCCTCCTGGTCTCCATCATGTTGGGTTTCCTCTGTGTGTTCCTCTTCCTGGGTCGCCCTTTGGATATTACCTGCCAACTACGCCAAATTACCTTCGCAGTCCTTTTCTCAGTAGCCGAATCCTCTATACTGGCCAAGACTCTTGTGGTTTGCATCGCTTTTAAAGCCACCAAACCTGGAAGTAGATGGCAAAAATGGATCGGGGGCAGAGTGCCTGGTTATGTTGTCGTCACTTGTTCTTCTGTCCAGATGGTGATTTGTCTTCTTTGGTCATCACTCTCCCCACCGTACCAAGAGCTGGACACACATTCCTATCATGGAAGGATTATCGTCCAATGTAATGAAGGGTCAGTTATCGGGTTCTACTCTGTCCTGGGGTATATGGGGATCCTGGCTGCTGTCAGTTTTATTATCGCTTTTTTTGCcaggacattaccggacagttttaatgaagccaaatacatcaccttcagcatgctggtgttctgcagtgtctggattgccatgatcccggcctatctgagcaccaAAGGGAAATACACGGTGGCTGTGGAGATCTTCGCCATACTGGCGTCAAATGCTGGACTTCTAGGCTGcatattctttcctaaatgttatATTATTGTATGCAAACCAAAACTGAACACCAAAATGTGCTTGCTTGACAACAGAAAAATAGTTGGGTAA